From a region of the Tiliqua scincoides isolate rTilSci1 chromosome 4, rTilSci1.hap2, whole genome shotgun sequence genome:
- the TXNL4A gene encoding thioredoxin-like protein 4A isoform X2, which translates to MYELYDPCTVMFFFRNKHIMIDLGTGNNNKINWAMEDKQEMIDIIETVYRGARKGRGLVVSPKDYSTKYRY; encoded by the exons ATGTATGAATTGTATGATCCCTGTACAGTCATGTTTTTTTTCAG aaacaaacacatAATGATTGATTTAGGCACAGGTAACAACAATAAAATTAACTGGGCAATGGAAGACAAGCAAGAAATGATTGACATCATAGAAACTGTGTATAGAGGAGCACGTAAAGGTAGAGGTCTTGTTGTATCACCCAAAGACTATTCAACTAAATACAGATATTGA
- the TXNL4A gene encoding thioredoxin-like protein 4A isoform X1, translating into MSYMLPHLHNGWQVDQAILSEEDRVVVIRFGHDWDPTCMKMDEVLYSIAEKVKNFAVIYLVDITEVPDFNKMYELYDPCTVMFFFRNKHIMIDLGTGNNNKINWAMEDKQEMIDIIETVYRGARKGRGLVVSPKDYSTKYRY; encoded by the exons ATGTCGTATATGCTTCCACATTTGCATAATGGCTGGCAGGTAGACCAGGCCATTCTTTCAGAAGAAGATCGTGTGGTGGTCATTCGCTTTGGACATGACTGGGATCCAACTTGTATGAAAATGGATGAAGTTTTATATAGTATTGCTGAAAAG GTAAAAAATTTTGCTGTGATTTATCTGGTGGATATAACGGAAGTGCCTGACTTCAATAAGATGTATGAATTGTATGATCCCTGTACAGTCATGTTTTTTTTCAG aaacaaacacatAATGATTGATTTAGGCACAGGTAACAACAATAAAATTAACTGGGCAATGGAAGACAAGCAAGAAATGATTGACATCATAGAAACTGTGTATAGAGGAGCACGTAAAGGTAGAGGTCTTGTTGTATCACCCAAAGACTATTCAACTAAATACAGATATTGA